In the genome of Rhodoplanes sp. Z2-YC6860, one region contains:
- a CDS encoding MarR family winged helix-turn-helix transcriptional regulator: MVAREMSAELARKYEDEFGISIPEWRVMAHLAEIRTCSSGDICARTAMDKAQVNRAVTRLAAAGLIIAGVSNIDRRLNVLTLSRRGQAIYQRISPIALEAERRMSGSLTDAERATLLRLLGKLQNDIDGYRAPAT, encoded by the coding sequence GTGGTCGCGCGGGAGATGAGCGCAGAGCTGGCCCGCAAATATGAGGATGAGTTCGGCATCTCCATTCCGGAGTGGCGTGTCATGGCGCATCTGGCGGAAATCCGGACGTGCTCGTCCGGCGACATCTGCGCTCGGACGGCGATGGACAAGGCTCAGGTCAACCGCGCCGTCACTCGCCTTGCGGCCGCGGGCTTGATCATCGCCGGTGTTTCGAACATCGATCGCCGCTTGAACGTGCTGACGTTGTCACGCCGAGGACAGGCCATTTACCAGCGAATTTCGCCGATCGCATTGGAAGCCGAACGCCGGATGTCTGGATCGCTGACGGACGCCGAACGGGCGACGCTGTTGCGGCTGCTCGGCAAGCTGCAGAACGATATCGACGGGTACCGCGCGCCGGCGACTTAG
- a CDS encoding GNAT family N-acetyltransferase: MAHTEPIIDAPLSAAERPDAEALVREAGWNQVPADWEIFLALGTIHAARVGARVVATAATLPYGEFAWISLVLVNGEYRRHGLGTRLLKRCIEQLKSRGCIPVLDATPAGQPLYRGLGFQETWSYRRLVRQAALSEAAIAVPNDGTRVRPITNADWTSLCAYDSAAFGANRSALLGRMRGRLPAAELIAERHGRIVGFSLGRDGRSASQIGPIVAEDDAAALALLAEALPALSGPVFVDLADAKTAVGRALAACGFTAQRPLTRMLLGRSQGFDDPARTFAVAGPEIG; encoded by the coding sequence ATGGCACATACTGAACCGATCATCGACGCGCCGCTTTCAGCGGCGGAACGGCCCGACGCCGAGGCGCTGGTGCGCGAGGCCGGCTGGAACCAAGTCCCGGCGGACTGGGAGATATTCCTTGCGCTCGGCACGATCCATGCGGCGCGTGTTGGCGCCCGCGTGGTGGCGACTGCCGCGACCTTGCCCTACGGCGAATTTGCCTGGATCAGCCTGGTGCTGGTCAACGGCGAATATCGCCGCCACGGGCTTGGCACCCGATTGCTGAAGCGCTGCATCGAGCAATTGAAATCGCGGGGCTGCATTCCCGTGCTCGACGCAACGCCGGCGGGCCAGCCGCTTTACCGCGGTTTGGGTTTCCAAGAGACCTGGAGTTATCGGCGGCTCGTGCGACAGGCCGCGCTATCGGAAGCGGCGATCGCAGTCCCCAACGATGGCACGCGCGTCCGCCCCATCACCAACGCGGATTGGACTTCGCTCTGCGCCTATGACTCCGCGGCCTTCGGCGCCAACCGCAGCGCGCTGCTGGGGCGGATGCGTGGACGACTTCCGGCGGCGGAACTGATCGCCGAGCGGCACGGCCGGATCGTCGGCTTCTCGCTCGGCCGCGATGGCCGCAGCGCCTCGCAGATCGGACCGATTGTTGCCGAGGACGACGCGGCGGCGCTGGCGCTGCTGGCGGAAGCGTTGCCCGCCCTCTCGGGGCCGGTCTTCGTCGATCTCGCCGATGCGAAGACGGCCGTCGGCCGCGCGCTCGCCGCCTGCGGCTTCACGGCGCAGCGGCCGCTGACGCGGATGCTGCTGGGCCGGTCGCAAGGATTCGACGATCCGGCGCGGACGTTCGCGGTGGCCGGACCGGAGATCGGTTAG
- a CDS encoding TetR family transcriptional regulator encodes MPRQNGQRRDPVRTREAILVAAQDEFSRKGLSGGRVDAIARRSRANKRMIYHYFGDKQGLYLAVLERVYERLRGSERTLELTDLPPEAAITRLIEFNFDYCREHPELISLLNTENLHRARYLRQSKKVRKMHSPFVRMIGDILKRGVAKGLFRSGLDPVELYVSIASLSYFYFSNNWTLSEIFGRQLGTDAACRRRKRHHVETILNAIRA; translated from the coding sequence ATGCCGCGGCAAAACGGTCAACGTCGCGACCCGGTCCGCACCCGCGAGGCCATCCTTGTTGCGGCGCAGGATGAATTTTCGCGCAAGGGCCTGTCCGGCGGACGCGTCGACGCCATCGCCCGCCGCTCGCGCGCCAACAAGCGCATGATCTACCACTATTTCGGCGACAAACAGGGCCTCTACCTCGCCGTGCTGGAGCGCGTCTACGAACGGCTGCGCGGCAGCGAACGCACGCTGGAACTGACCGACCTGCCGCCGGAAGCGGCCATCACGCGGCTGATCGAGTTCAACTTCGATTATTGCCGCGAGCATCCCGAGCTGATCAGCCTGCTCAACACCGAAAACCTGCATCGCGCGCGATATCTGCGCCAGTCGAAAAAAGTGCGCAAAATGCACAGCCCGTTCGTTCGCATGATCGGCGACATCCTCAAGCGGGGCGTTGCCAAAGGCCTGTTCAGGAGCGGCCTCGATCCCGTCGAGCTCTACGTCAGCATCGCCTCGCTGTCCTATTTCTATTTCTCCAACAACTGGACGCTGTCGGAGATCTTCGGCCGGCAGCTTGGCACCGACGCGGCCTGCCGACGGCGCAAACGGCACCACGTCGAGA
- a CDS encoding amidohydrolase family protein: protein MKIDIHAHIVDRTYIDRLGSTLRLETEKTADGKTLFRHNGYTVAWSRDDMFDIDERLRQMDRKKIDVRVLSLSTPSVYLWDEKAQIGVTRDINDALARICRQHPDRFTGLASLPLKNVDASLHELDRCIGELGMKGVAIGSNIDGAALDEPQYEPLWRKIDKLRLPVFEHPMFPDTTNLRGYELPLRVGLIFDTTLVATRLIYSGIFERYPNFPYIMAHSGGALLMILERLDNGYRLFPDCRKHISRLPSEYAAKLFYDTTSFGKAALQFALQSVAPSQILFGTDDPFIDAGPSHVEQLGLPDDDFKSVMGGNAMRLLTRAA, encoded by the coding sequence ATGAAGATCGACATCCACGCTCACATCGTAGACCGGACTTACATCGATCGACTCGGCAGCACGCTCAGGCTGGAGACGGAGAAGACCGCCGACGGCAAGACGCTGTTCCGACACAACGGCTATACGGTCGCGTGGTCGCGCGACGACATGTTCGACATCGACGAACGGCTTCGTCAGATGGACCGCAAGAAGATCGATGTCCGTGTGCTCTCGCTCAGCACGCCGAGTGTTTACCTCTGGGACGAGAAAGCGCAGATCGGCGTGACGCGCGACATCAACGACGCGCTGGCCCGGATTTGCCGGCAGCATCCGGATCGCTTCACAGGCCTTGCGAGCTTGCCGTTGAAGAACGTCGATGCTTCGCTTCACGAGCTCGACCGCTGCATCGGCGAACTCGGCATGAAGGGCGTCGCCATCGGCTCCAATATCGACGGCGCAGCCCTGGACGAACCACAATACGAACCGCTCTGGCGCAAGATCGATAAGCTCCGGCTGCCGGTGTTCGAGCACCCCATGTTCCCCGACACCACTAATCTTCGCGGCTACGAGCTGCCGCTCCGCGTCGGTCTGATCTTCGATACGACGCTGGTGGCGACGCGTCTGATCTATTCGGGCATTTTCGAGCGCTATCCGAATTTCCCCTACATCATGGCGCACAGTGGCGGCGCCCTGTTGATGATCCTTGAGCGCCTCGACAACGGCTACCGGCTGTTCCCGGATTGCCGCAAGCACATTTCCCGCCTGCCCAGCGAATACGCCGCAAAGCTGTTCTACGACACGACCTCGTTCGGCAAAGCGGCGCTTCAGTTCGCATTGCAGTCCGTGGCCCCGAGTCAAATCCTGTTCGGCACCGACGATCCCTTCATCGACGCAGGCCCGTCGCATGTCGAGCAGCTTGGGCTCCCCGACGACGACTTCAAGTCTGTCATGGGCGGTAACGCCATGCGCCTATTAACTCGGGCCGCCTAG
- a CDS encoding NAD-dependent epimerase/dehydratase family protein yields MPPATTASTADALPDRFRDVDHLEDIMSAPSAALVADMKKIPGDIIVLGVGGKIGPTLARLAKRAAPGKRVVGVARFSEKGLRERLTGWGIECIEADLLDRAQIDKLPKLPNVVFMAGRKFGSTGAGDLTWAMNSHVPALVAEAYAGSRIVAYSTACVYPYVSVTTGGATEQTPAVPPPGIYAYSCVAREAMFQYFSRKHGTPGRLIRLSYAIDMRYGVLFDIASRIHAGQPIDLAMGHVNVIWQGDANEYTLRALAHCTTPTSPLNVSCPPTSVRAIAEALGKRLGKAPVLNGTEASDAWVMNVSEQNRLMGEPRVPLDRMIGWVADWVARGMPSLGKDTHFDTRDGTY; encoded by the coding sequence ATGCCGCCCGCCACGACCGCATCCACCGCCGACGCCTTGCCGGATCGCTTTCGCGATGTCGATCACCTCGAAGACATAATGAGCGCGCCGTCAGCGGCCCTGGTCGCCGACATGAAGAAGATTCCGGGCGACATCATCGTCCTCGGTGTCGGCGGCAAGATCGGGCCGACGCTGGCGCGGCTCGCCAAGCGCGCAGCGCCAGGCAAGCGCGTGGTCGGCGTCGCGCGCTTCAGTGAAAAAGGACTGCGCGAGCGGCTGACCGGATGGGGAATCGAATGCATCGAGGCCGATCTGCTCGACCGCGCGCAGATCGACAAGCTGCCGAAGCTACCGAACGTGGTGTTCATGGCCGGGCGCAAGTTCGGCTCGACCGGCGCGGGGGATTTGACGTGGGCGATGAACTCGCACGTCCCTGCCCTCGTCGCCGAAGCCTATGCGGGCTCACGCATCGTCGCCTACTCCACCGCCTGCGTGTATCCGTATGTGAGCGTCACCACCGGCGGCGCCACCGAGCAAACACCCGCGGTGCCGCCGCCCGGCATCTACGCTTATTCCTGCGTCGCCCGCGAGGCGATGTTCCAGTATTTCTCGCGGAAGCATGGCACCCCCGGCCGCCTGATCCGGCTGAGCTATGCGATCGACATGCGCTACGGCGTGCTGTTCGACATCGCCTCCCGCATTCATGCCGGGCAGCCGATCGACCTCGCCATGGGGCATGTCAACGTGATCTGGCAGGGCGATGCCAACGAATACACGTTGCGCGCGCTCGCCCATTGCACCACGCCGACCAGCCCGCTCAATGTCAGTTGCCCGCCGACGAGCGTTCGCGCCATCGCCGAGGCGTTGGGAAAACGGCTCGGCAAGGCGCCTGTGCTGAACGGCACCGAGGCATCCGACGCCTGGGTGATGAACGTCTCCGAGCAGAACCGGCTGATGGGCGAGCCGCGCGTGCCGCTTGACCGGATGATCGGCTGGGTCGCGGATTGGGTCGCTCGCGGCATGCCGAGCCTCGGCAAGGACACTCACTTCGATACCCGCGATGGCACATACTGA
- a CDS encoding cobalamin-independent methionine synthase II family protein has product MTTPRIKTTVVGSYPMPDWLLALPSEQALLDATRVVIHTQEQAGIDLVCDGEFSRFDVNHPETNGMIEYFVRPMAGMRTAITFDELVAYRSQRGMGFRTRPPAVVDGKVGPGTLDLPLACAQGKRLASKPFKFTLTGPHMLAKSVIDKHYGNVPDLAMAIADALAAQVAHLDADVVQIDEANIPGAPDEWEWAAASMNRVLDAVKGVPAIHLCFGNYGGQSIQKGSWDKLINYLNALHVDHIVMETAHRPAEELAAFRGLRPEIGFGLGVIDVKSTVIESADAIARSIERAENLLGRDRVRYIHPDCGFWMLKRNIADGKIRALARGRDLYEGRAAGK; this is encoded by the coding sequence ATGACGACGCCCCGTATCAAGACCACCGTCGTGGGCTCCTATCCGATGCCGGACTGGCTGCTGGCGTTGCCGTCGGAGCAGGCGTTGCTCGATGCGACGCGCGTCGTGATCCACACGCAGGAGCAGGCCGGCATCGATCTCGTTTGCGACGGCGAATTCTCTCGCTTCGACGTCAACCATCCCGAGACCAACGGCATGATCGAATACTTCGTGCGGCCGATGGCCGGCATGCGCACGGCGATCACCTTCGACGAGCTCGTGGCCTACCGCTCGCAGCGCGGCATGGGCTTCCGCACCCGGCCGCCGGCCGTGGTGGACGGCAAGGTCGGGCCCGGCACGCTCGATCTGCCGCTCGCTTGCGCGCAGGGCAAGCGGCTCGCCTCGAAGCCGTTCAAGTTCACGCTGACCGGGCCGCACATGCTGGCGAAAAGCGTGATCGACAAGCACTACGGCAATGTGCCCGATCTTGCGATGGCAATCGCCGACGCGCTGGCGGCTCAGGTCGCGCATCTCGATGCCGACGTGGTGCAGATCGACGAGGCCAACATTCCGGGTGCGCCTGACGAGTGGGAATGGGCGGCCGCGTCGATGAACCGGGTGCTGGATGCCGTGAAGGGCGTTCCTGCAATCCACCTCTGCTTCGGCAACTACGGCGGCCAGTCGATTCAGAAGGGAAGCTGGGACAAGCTGATCAATTATCTCAACGCGCTCCACGTCGACCATATTGTCATGGAGACGGCGCACCGGCCAGCGGAGGAGTTGGCGGCATTCCGCGGTTTGCGGCCGGAGATCGGGTTTGGGCTTGGCGTCATCGACGTCAAATCCACGGTGATCGAATCCGCCGACGCCATTGCGCGCAGCATCGAGCGCGCCGAAAATCTCCTGGGCCGTGACCGTGTGCGCTACATCCATCCCGATTGCGGCTTCTGGATGCTGAAGCGCAACATCGCCGACGGCAAGATTCGCGCCTTGGCTCGGGGACGCGATCTCTACGAAGGCCGCGCCGCCGGGAAGTAG
- a CDS encoding Bug family tripartite tricarboxylate transporter substrate binding protein: protein MPVASAAGACRFVAGADAGIDGLLVVSYETIQNRLSTMPAATGRIKMSRGRNSAVGGVAVALTLAVCAVPAADAQQYPAQPITFVVSTTPGASPDIVARLFAHHLGESLRQTVVVENRGGANGQIAVGAVARAPADGYTFLVTTAATLTTNPSLYPKTGALAVTGLKPVTKLVDLDFVVTARPSLNIANVQDLIARAKAEPGKLIAATTALGSAAYLTAELFKESAGIDFLTVAHNGGGQAVNAVLGNQADLLFETIALSAPLIEGGKLVPLAVTSNRRSEFLPNVPTAEEAGVAGFVVSGWVAVAAPKDTPDAIVKTVQSALRQAGERDALKKSLANLKAHAVLNSPEDFAALLQRERAMWDRVIKKAAISLE from the coding sequence ATGCCGGTCGCGTCGGCGGCCGGTGCGTGTCGCTTTGTCGCTGGTGCCGATGCGGGCATTGACGGGCTCCTAGTCGTTTCATATGAAACGATACAAAATCGGCTGTCAACAATGCCGGCGGCGACAGGGAGGATCAAAATGTCGAGGGGCCGAAATTCGGCAGTTGGCGGCGTTGCCGTCGCGTTGACCCTGGCCGTCTGCGCCGTGCCGGCGGCCGACGCGCAGCAATACCCCGCCCAGCCGATTACGTTCGTGGTCAGCACCACGCCGGGCGCGTCGCCGGACATCGTCGCCCGTCTGTTCGCGCATCATCTGGGCGAGTCGCTGAGGCAGACGGTCGTCGTCGAAAACCGCGGAGGCGCGAACGGCCAGATCGCCGTCGGCGCAGTCGCCCGCGCGCCCGCCGATGGCTACACCTTTCTGGTCACCACGGCGGCAACCTTGACCACCAATCCTTCGCTCTATCCCAAGACCGGAGCGCTCGCGGTGACCGGGCTGAAGCCCGTGACCAAGCTCGTTGATCTCGACTTCGTCGTCACCGCGCGGCCGTCGCTGAACATCGCGAACGTACAGGACCTCATCGCGCGTGCGAAAGCTGAGCCAGGTAAGCTGATCGCGGCGACGACGGCGCTCGGCAGCGCCGCTTACCTGACTGCTGAGTTGTTCAAGGAATCCGCCGGCATCGATTTTCTGACCGTCGCCCACAATGGTGGAGGTCAAGCGGTCAATGCGGTGCTCGGCAATCAGGCCGATCTTCTGTTCGAGACGATCGCACTGTCGGCGCCGCTGATCGAAGGGGGCAAGCTCGTTCCGCTTGCCGTCACCAGCAACAGACGCAGCGAGTTCCTGCCGAATGTGCCGACAGCCGAAGAGGCCGGTGTCGCGGGATTCGTTGTCAGTGGATGGGTGGCGGTCGCTGCACCCAAGGACACGCCCGACGCCATCGTCAAAACCGTGCAGTCAGCGTTGCGTCAAGCGGGCGAGCGAGACGCCTTGAAAAAGAGCCTTGCCAACCTGAAGGCACACGCCGTCCTCAATTCGCCCGAAGATTTCGCCGCTTTGCTGCAGCGGGAACGCGCGATGTGGGATCGCGTGATCAAGAAGGCGGCCATCTCGCTCGAATAG
- a CDS encoding ABC transporter substrate-binding protein, producing the protein MKIWKLALAAGAGLALSASTASAEKLTFTLNWVAGGDHAPYFYAQKMGWYKDAGVDVTFETGRGSAASAQKVAAGASQLGLSDMAGVLLFRGKGLDLVGLMNVYANSPQGLYWLKSSGIKSVKDLAGKKIGNPAGDGARTMWPALAKKVGIDPNSVTWVNIDANAKLGALKAHTIDATTSFFNIHHVFARELGSDMGFLAWKDDGVNPYGNSIIANGAWLKGNRDQAAKFIKVTQKAFHDCAVTPEPCVKALVEANSGLLYDNELTNWHLVSILMNDETSRTVALGWHDDKRMADDYKLVDEYLHMEKPYDIKTAYTNEFLDKNVKMPPIHPPKLY; encoded by the coding sequence ATGAAAATCTGGAAACTCGCATTGGCGGCCGGCGCGGGGCTTGCTCTGAGCGCTTCGACGGCGTCCGCTGAAAAACTCACCTTCACGCTCAACTGGGTCGCCGGCGGCGACCATGCGCCGTATTTCTATGCGCAGAAGATGGGGTGGTACAAAGACGCCGGCGTCGATGTCACCTTCGAGACCGGCCGCGGCTCGGCGGCCTCGGCGCAGAAGGTCGCGGCCGGCGCCTCGCAACTCGGCCTCTCCGATATGGCCGGCGTGCTGCTGTTCCGCGGCAAAGGCCTGGACCTCGTCGGCCTGATGAACGTCTACGCCAACTCGCCACAGGGCCTCTACTGGCTCAAGAGCTCCGGCATCAAGTCGGTCAAGGACCTCGCCGGCAAGAAGATCGGCAATCCGGCCGGCGACGGCGCCCGCACCATGTGGCCGGCGCTCGCCAAGAAGGTCGGCATCGACCCGAATTCCGTCACCTGGGTGAACATCGACGCCAACGCCAAACTCGGCGCGCTCAAGGCGCACACCATCGACGCGACCACCTCGTTCTTCAACATTCATCATGTGTTCGCCCGCGAGCTGGGCAGCGACATGGGATTCCTCGCCTGGAAGGATGACGGCGTAAACCCCTACGGCAATTCGATCATTGCCAACGGGGCGTGGCTCAAGGGCAATCGCGATCAGGCGGCGAAGTTCATCAAGGTCACGCAAAAGGCGTTCCACGATTGCGCGGTGACCCCGGAGCCCTGCGTGAAGGCTCTGGTTGAAGCCAACAGCGGGCTGCTCTACGACAACGAACTGACCAACTGGCACCTCGTATCCATCCTGATGAACGACGAGACCTCGCGCACCGTCGCGCTCGGCTGGCACGACGACAAGCGAATGGCGGATGACTACAAGCTGGTCGATGAATATCTCCACATGGAGAAGCCGTACGACATCAAGACGGCCTATACGAACGAGTTCCTCGACAAGAATGTGAAGATGCCGCCGATCCATCCGCCGAAGCTCTACTGA
- a CDS encoding flavin-dependent oxidoreductase → MKALVIGGGIGGLTTALSLHATGIDVEVFEQVPRIEALGVGINLQPNAVRELIELGLGDELARVAIETAALSYYNKLGQLIWSEPRGIAAGYRWPQYSIDRGDLHLILYAAACSRIGSEKIHTGHRFSHFVQTAEGVEAHFVDRANTGSLPSRKGDVLIGCDGIHSAVRSQLYPDEGGPVSSGRIQWRGVIEAEPFLDGRSHVTIGSSQRRAVIYPISRKVAATGRSLINWITVLGKQAASDVPGTWDRRAPKERFFEHFKDWNFDWIPFADLIARTEEIYEYPKDDREPRPRWTFGRVTLLGDAAHPMRPVGSQAGSQAIVDARVLAHALGTTRSPEEGLEQYQARRLAPMKAMVLRNRQFGPSIIMEMAEERAPNGFNRIEDVIPRSELEEISRSFKADAGFDPEQLNRRPSFDVPQHVGQHA, encoded by the coding sequence ATGAAGGCTCTTGTGATCGGCGGCGGTATCGGAGGTCTCACGACGGCGTTGAGCCTGCACGCCACAGGCATCGACGTCGAGGTGTTCGAACAGGTCCCAAGGATCGAAGCGCTCGGCGTCGGGATCAATCTGCAGCCGAACGCCGTACGCGAATTGATCGAGCTCGGCCTCGGCGACGAACTGGCTCGAGTGGCGATCGAAACCGCGGCCCTCTCCTACTACAACAAGCTCGGCCAACTGATCTGGTCCGAACCGCGCGGCATCGCGGCAGGTTATCGCTGGCCGCAGTATTCGATCGACCGGGGCGACCTGCACCTGATCCTCTACGCCGCCGCTTGTTCGCGCATCGGCTCCGAGAAGATTCACACCGGACACCGCTTCAGCCATTTCGTCCAGACGGCGGAAGGCGTGGAGGCTCATTTCGTCGATCGGGCGAACACGGGCAGCCTGCCGTCTCGCAAGGGTGACGTGCTGATTGGCTGCGACGGCATCCATTCCGCCGTGCGCTCGCAACTCTACCCCGATGAAGGCGGGCCGGTTTCGAGCGGCCGCATCCAGTGGCGCGGCGTGATCGAGGCCGAGCCATTCCTCGACGGCCGCAGCCACGTGACGATTGGCAGCAGCCAGAGGCGTGCTGTGATCTACCCCATCAGCCGCAAGGTCGCGGCAACCGGCCGATCTCTGATCAATTGGATCACCGTGCTTGGCAAGCAAGCCGCCTCGGATGTGCCCGGGACATGGGATCGGCGCGCGCCGAAGGAACGCTTTTTCGAGCACTTCAAGGATTGGAATTTCGATTGGATTCCGTTCGCCGACCTGATCGCCAGGACGGAAGAGATTTACGAATACCCCAAGGACGACCGCGAACCGCGGCCGCGCTGGACGTTCGGCCGCGTGACGTTGCTGGGCGACGCGGCTCATCCGATGCGGCCGGTCGGCTCCCAGGCGGGCAGCCAAGCGATCGTCGATGCCCGCGTCCTCGCCCATGCTCTTGGCACGACGCGAAGCCCGGAAGAGGGTCTCGAACAGTACCAGGCCCGGCGGCTCGCACCGATGAAGGCCATGGTTCTCCGCAACCGGCAGTTCGGACCCTCCATCATCATGGAGATGGCCGAAGAGCGGGCGCCGAACGGCTTCAACCGTATCGAGGATGTCATTCCGCGAAGCGAACTCGAAGAGATCTCACGCTCGTTCAAAGCCGACGCCGGCTTCGATCCGGAACAGCTCAACCGCCGGCCGTCGTTCGACGTCCCGCAGCACGTCGGACAACACGCGTAG